The Streptomyces sp. DG1A-41 genomic sequence CCGTGCACGAGGCCATGGGCCGCACCGGCCTGCTCGGTCCGGGCCTGCGCCCCATCCAGCAGGACACCCGGATCGCCGGCACCGCCGTCACCGTGCTCAGCCGGCCCGGTGACAACCTCATGATCCACGCCGCCGTCGAGCAGTGCGGCGAGGGCGACGTCCTGGTGGTGACCACCACCTCGCCCTCCACCGACGGCATGTTCGGCGAACTGTTCGCCACCGCGCTCCGGCAGCGGGGCGTGCGCGGCCTCGTCATCAACGCCGGCATCCGCGACACCGCCGAACTGCGCGCGCTGGGCTTCCCCGCCTGGGCCGCCGCCGTGTCCGCGCAGGGCACGGTCAAGGCCACCGGCGGCTCGGTCAACGTACCGATCGCGATCGGCGGCCAGGTGATCCGCCCGGGAGACGTGAT encodes the following:
- a CDS encoding 4-carboxy-4-hydroxy-2-oxoadipate aldolase/oxaloacetate decarboxylase gives rise to the protein MSGVIVTGPPKAHGEDVEALAGHSVATVHEAMGRTGLLGPGLRPIQQDTRIAGTAVTVLSRPGDNLMIHAAVEQCGEGDVLVVTTTSPSTDGMFGELFATALRQRGVRGLVINAGIRDTAELRALGFPAWAAAVSAQGTVKATGGSVNVPIAIGGQVIRPGDVILADDDGVVVVPRERARRTAEAAEARERKEAAGRAAFLDGQLSLDRYGLREKLAQLGVTCTSYEDHLRSGEPS